From a single Candidatus Microthrix subdominans genomic region:
- a CDS encoding Mrp/NBP35 family ATP-binding protein, which produces MATTQLPQAPSVDEVTAVLTHVVDPELGANIVELGMAREVVVAAQGELAARVPRIVLSRTDDGPDRANGGTPEGAVVVVTLALTTSGCPLRAQLRRDIIERVGSLPGVGEVRISWAEMTKAEKADAMAIARKRASERAPTDLLPARTRVILVASGKGGVGKSSVTANLAVALAGRGMTVGLIDADIWGFSIPRMLGIDGRLQAAAEDGDDGKDSDAKISPHRIQVPSTLHDGPGGAVEAVSMGFLVDDESVALMWRGLMLQRAVQHFLEDVAWGELDYLLVDLPPGTGDVQMGLARLLPRAEMLVVTTPSLAASRVARRAVSMARNNYLRVIGVVENLSSYVAPDGSNHEIFGSGGGEFLAHESGVPLLGKIPIEPAVAQGGDDGKPVALQLSHIDASAAPPSPAARAFGELARLVATEVSPPIEMAGCTAHFGPVDLETMRIPGETVVQLT; this is translated from the coding sequence GCAGGCTCCCTCGGTCGACGAGGTGACGGCCGTGCTCACCCATGTGGTCGACCCCGAGCTGGGAGCCAACATCGTCGAGCTGGGCATGGCTCGCGAGGTGGTCGTCGCCGCCCAGGGCGAGCTGGCCGCCCGGGTGCCGCGCATCGTGTTGAGCCGCACCGACGACGGCCCCGACCGGGCCAACGGTGGCACCCCCGAGGGTGCCGTCGTCGTCGTCACGCTGGCGCTGACCACCTCCGGGTGTCCGCTGCGCGCCCAGCTGCGCCGCGACATCATCGAACGGGTCGGCTCGTTGCCCGGGGTGGGCGAGGTCCGCATCAGCTGGGCGGAGATGACCAAGGCGGAGAAGGCCGACGCCATGGCGATCGCCCGGAAGCGGGCAAGCGAGCGGGCGCCGACCGACCTGTTGCCCGCCAGGACCCGCGTCATCCTGGTCGCCTCGGGCAAGGGCGGGGTGGGCAAGTCATCGGTCACCGCCAACCTGGCGGTGGCGCTGGCCGGCCGCGGCATGACCGTCGGCCTGATCGACGCCGACATCTGGGGCTTTTCGATCCCCCGCATGCTCGGCATCGACGGGCGCCTGCAGGCCGCGGCCGAAGATGGCGACGACGGCAAGGACAGCGACGCCAAGATCAGCCCCCATCGGATCCAGGTCCCGTCGACCCTGCACGACGGGCCGGGAGGCGCGGTCGAGGCGGTGTCGATGGGCTTCCTCGTCGACGACGAATCGGTGGCGCTGATGTGGCGCGGCCTCATGCTGCAGCGAGCGGTTCAGCACTTTTTAGAAGATGTCGCCTGGGGCGAGCTCGACTACCTGCTCGTCGACCTGCCACCCGGAACCGGCGACGTCCAGATGGGCCTGGCCCGCCTGCTGCCCCGCGCCGAGATGTTGGTGGTGACCACGCCGTCACTCGCCGCCAGCCGGGTGGCCCGGCGCGCGGTGTCGATGGCCCGCAACAACTACCTGCGGGTGATCGGCGTCGTCGAGAACCTGTCGAGCTATGTGGCGCCCGACGGCTCCAACCACGAGATCTTCGGCTCTGGGGGCGGCGAGTTTCTCGCCCATGAATCCGGCGTGCCGCTGCTGGGCAAGATCCCGATCGAGCCGGCGGTCGCCCAAGGCGGCGACGACGGCAAGCCGGTGGCGTTGCAGCTGAGCCACATCGATGCTTCCGCCGCTCCGCCCAGCCCGGCCGCCCGAGCGTTCGGTGAGCTGGCCCGCCTGGTCGCCACCGAGGTGTCCCCTCCGATCGAAATGGCTGGATGCACGGCCCACTTTGGTCCGGTCGACCTGGAGACGATGCGCATTCCGGGCGAGACCGTCGTTCAGCTCACCTGA
- a CDS encoding FAD-binding oxidoreductase, with the protein MARVSSLPEPRRSALLTGWGRTSPTRAEVLAPVSAAELDRALCDPPSRGMVARGLGRSYGDAAQRSGGRVIDLTGWTDVDLDIDTGDCRARAGTSIDTLLRVLVPRRFFVPVTPGTRFVTLGGAIAADIHGKNHHRRGSFGSHVSSMVLRTADGQRRTISPDREPALFWATVGGMGLTGVIEEATFRARPIASSRISVLAERTRNLDESIARLIELDQTAEYTVAWVDLAATGARAGRSVITSGRFAQPDELPKRWVGSPFAYDPGLPIDVPVTPPPIVLNPLSIRAFNEAWFRKAPRRPKEMISSIPGFFHPLDLVGSWNRIYGPKGFLQWQCVVPDSATDVLAGIMRQFTRTGGRSFLTVLKRFGPANEAPLSFPLAGWTLTVDVPVGDPDLPRLLDRFDEQVAEVGGRIYLAKDARMRPELLAAMYPRLAEWQEVRASVDPHGLIRSDLSERLGLS; encoded by the coding sequence ATGGCGCGGGTGTCCTCCTTACCTGAGCCGCGCCGATCGGCGCTGCTGACCGGCTGGGGGCGCACCAGCCCCACGCGGGCCGAGGTGCTCGCGCCCGTATCGGCCGCCGAGCTCGACCGTGCGCTGTGCGACCCACCGTCGCGGGGGATGGTGGCCCGGGGCCTGGGCCGGTCCTACGGCGACGCCGCCCAACGCTCCGGCGGACGGGTGATCGACCTCACCGGGTGGACCGACGTCGACCTCGACATCGACACGGGCGACTGTCGAGCCCGGGCCGGCACCAGCATCGACACCCTGTTGCGAGTGCTCGTGCCGCGGCGCTTCTTTGTGCCGGTCACCCCCGGTACCCGCTTTGTCACCCTGGGCGGTGCCATCGCCGCCGACATCCACGGCAAGAACCACCACCGCCGGGGTTCGTTCGGCTCGCACGTCAGCTCGATGGTGCTGCGAACCGCCGACGGGCAGAGGCGCACGATCAGCCCCGACCGCGAGCCGGCGCTGTTCTGGGCGACCGTCGGCGGCATGGGGCTGACCGGGGTGATCGAGGAGGCCACGTTCCGTGCCCGCCCGATCGCCTCCTCCCGCATCTCGGTGCTGGCCGAGCGCACCCGCAACCTCGACGAGTCGATCGCCCGCCTGATCGAGCTCGACCAGACCGCCGAGTACACCGTTGCCTGGGTGGACCTGGCCGCCACGGGGGCCAGGGCCGGTCGGTCGGTGATCACCTCCGGTCGTTTCGCTCAGCCCGACGAATTGCCCAAGCGCTGGGTCGGATCCCCGTTTGCGTACGACCCGGGGCTGCCGATCGACGTGCCGGTCACCCCGCCGCCGATCGTGTTGAACCCGCTCTCGATCCGGGCGTTCAACGAGGCCTGGTTTCGCAAGGCACCCCGTCGACCCAAAGAGATGATCAGTTCGATCCCCGGGTTCTTCCACCCCCTCGACCTGGTCGGCAGCTGGAACCGCATCTACGGTCCCAAGGGCTTTTTGCAGTGGCAGTGCGTCGTTCCCGACTCGGCCACCGACGTCCTCGCCGGGATCATGCGGCAGTTCACCCGCACCGGCGGTCGCTCGTTCCTCACCGTCCTCAAGCGTTTCGGTCCCGCGAACGAGGCCCCGCTGTCGTTTCCGCTGGCCGGTTGGACCCTGACGGTCGACGTGCCGGTCGGCGACCCCGACCTGCCCCGTCTGCTCGACCGGTTCGACGAGCAGGTGGCCGAGGTCGGCGGGCGCATCTACCTGGCCAAGGACGCCCGCATGCGTCCAGAGCTCTTGGCGGCGATGTATCCGAGGCTGGCCGAATGGCAGGAGGTGCGGGCATCGGTCGATCCCCACGGCCTGATCCGCAGCGACCTCTCGGAGCGCCTCGGCCTCAGCTGA
- a CDS encoding AAA family ATPase, with translation MDPTQFFAASRLIIVAGKGGVGKTTASAALSVAAAKCGLSVLLVALDAKTGLSRLLGCEPLDYEPVEVPLPADTPGTLTTRLITPDESLMDYLADHGLKRVAKLMVSSGILEIVSTATPGVRDLLVLGKIRQLEKEGVADLIILDAPAAGHAISFLRSPTGVAEAATSGALHTQATEALAMLGDPSRARVMLVTLPEETPINELVETAFSLEEEVGVMLGPVILNGTWPPLPGLDTPLAEAARRASVDLSAEERVSLASAGAYRTERSELQQELTERLATELPLPHLDLDFVFTNELESDDLRTLADDLLRGIEALDPNWAAL, from the coding sequence GTGGATCCGACACAGTTCTTTGCTGCATCGCGACTCATTATCGTCGCTGGCAAGGGGGGTGTGGGCAAGACGACCGCCAGCGCCGCACTGTCCGTGGCGGCCGCCAAGTGCGGATTGTCGGTGCTGCTGGTGGCCTTGGACGCCAAGACCGGCCTGTCCCGACTGCTCGGCTGCGAGCCGCTGGACTACGAGCCGGTCGAGGTGCCCCTCCCCGCCGACACGCCGGGCACCCTCACGACCAGGCTGATCACCCCCGACGAGTCGCTGATGGACTACCTGGCCGATCACGGGCTGAAGCGGGTGGCCAAGCTGATGGTGAGCTCCGGCATCCTCGAGATCGTCTCAACCGCAACGCCGGGCGTCCGCGACCTGCTGGTGCTCGGCAAGATCCGTCAACTGGAGAAGGAGGGGGTGGCCGACCTGATCATCCTGGATGCGCCGGCCGCCGGCCACGCCATCAGCTTTCTGCGCAGCCCGACCGGGGTGGCCGAAGCCGCCACCAGCGGTGCGCTGCACACCCAGGCCACCGAGGCGCTCGCCATGTTGGGCGACCCATCCCGAGCCCGGGTGATGCTGGTGACGCTGCCCGAGGAGACGCCGATCAACGAGCTGGTCGAAACTGCCTTCAGCCTGGAGGAGGAAGTGGGCGTGATGCTGGGCCCGGTGATCCTCAACGGTACCTGGCCACCGCTTCCCGGGTTGGACACCCCGCTGGCGGAGGCCGCCCGTCGGGCATCGGTCGACCTGTCCGCCGAGGAGCGGGTGTCGCTGGCCTCGGCCGGGGCCTACCGCACCGAGCGCAGCGAGCTGCAACAAGAGCTGACCGAGCGGCTCGCAACCGAGCTGCCACTGCCCCACCTCGACCTCGACTTTGTGTTCACCAACGAGCTGGAGAGCGACGACCTGCGGACGCTGGCCGACGACCTGTTGCGCGGGATCGAGGCCCTCGACCCGAACTGGGCAGCGCTGTGA
- the selA gene encoding L-seryl-tRNA(Sec) selenium transferase yields MPVRPLGASLRSVRPPSIDRLARDHAASGLAHPTLVALARRTVAEVAPEAVETTLAAAVAHRLAQRTQEVINGTGVLLHTNLGRAPVDPAPADRYSNLEVDLSGGKRGPRAAAVTDLATVLTGAEAALVVNNCAAAVMLALAAVAGGGGVIVSRGELVEIGGGFRIPDVLAQSGASLVEVGTTNRTKPADLIAAFERAPGDGPPVTMVLKVHQSNYRIVGFTEAVSVAESRRLAPDDVVVMADLGSGLLDARCRWLPGGPPAWLADEPGVAQVLADGADLVAVSCDKLMGGPQAGLLVGRADLIARCARHPLMRALRCGGATLAALEHTLGAYAARDLDALVFWSLATEPVEALAGRADALARRVAAARVIDTVATTGGGTLPGAEIPSVGLALPGDHAAALRAADPPVIARQADGDTIVDLRTVFADQDDHLGSALNAVLSGSADR; encoded by the coding sequence ATCCCGGTCCGACCCCTCGGCGCTAGCCTCCGCTCCGTGCGTCCACCTTCGATCGACCGCCTGGCCCGCGATCATGCGGCGTCGGGGCTGGCCCACCCCACGCTGGTGGCGTTGGCCCGCCGAACGGTCGCCGAGGTCGCCCCCGAAGCGGTCGAGACCACACTGGCGGCGGCGGTGGCCCACCGGCTGGCCCAACGCACCCAGGAGGTGATCAACGGCACCGGCGTGCTGTTGCACACCAACCTGGGCCGGGCGCCGGTCGACCCGGCGCCGGCCGACCGCTACTCCAACCTGGAGGTCGACCTGAGCGGCGGCAAGCGCGGCCCCCGGGCGGCGGCGGTCACCGACCTGGCGACCGTGCTCACCGGGGCGGAGGCAGCGTTGGTCGTCAACAACTGCGCCGCCGCGGTCATGTTGGCGTTGGCCGCAGTCGCCGGTGGCGGCGGGGTCATCGTCAGCCGCGGCGAGCTGGTCGAGATCGGCGGCGGTTTCCGAATACCCGACGTGCTCGCCCAATCCGGCGCCTCGCTCGTCGAGGTGGGCACGACCAACCGCACCAAACCAGCCGACCTCATCGCCGCCTTCGAGCGCGCACCGGGGGATGGCCCACCCGTCACCATGGTGCTGAAGGTGCACCAGTCCAACTACCGCATCGTCGGGTTCACCGAGGCGGTGTCGGTCGCCGAGTCGAGACGTCTCGCTCCCGACGACGTCGTCGTGATGGCCGACCTGGGGTCGGGGCTGCTCGACGCTCGTTGCCGCTGGCTGCCCGGCGGCCCTCCCGCCTGGTTGGCCGACGAGCCGGGCGTCGCCCAAGTACTTGCCGACGGGGCCGACCTGGTGGCGGTGAGCTGCGACAAGTTGATGGGCGGGCCCCAGGCCGGGCTGCTCGTCGGCCGGGCCGACCTGATCGCCCGCTGCGCCCGCCACCCCCTCATGCGGGCGTTGCGCTGCGGCGGAGCCACGCTGGCCGCGCTGGAGCACACGCTGGGTGCCTACGCCGCACGCGACTTGGACGCGCTGGTGTTCTGGTCCCTCGCAACCGAGCCGGTCGAGGCCCTGGCTGGTCGAGCGGACGCGCTGGCCCGGCGAGTGGCGGCGGCACGGGTGATCGACACCGTTGCCACGACCGGGGGTGGGACGCTGCCCGGGGCGGAGATCCCGTCGGTGGGCCTGGCGCTGCCCGGCGACCACGCCGCAGCACTGCGCGCAGCCGACCCCCCGGTGATCGCCCGCCAGGCCGACGGCGACACCATCGTCGATCTACGCACGGTGTTCGCCGACCAGGACGACCATCTTGGCTCCGCCTTGAACGCCGTCCTCTCCGGCTCAGCCGACCGATGA
- a CDS encoding response regulator codes for MEYVLVATDSDDLFDDVDASLGDDRCEVGRVNSGAAVFGAVRERQPDLVVLDLQIGNMGGMATSLHLRNEAGGRRLAPQRILLLLDRGADVFLARESEADGWMIKPIDSFRLRRAADAVADGRSWCEHADGRVDEGEPAA; via the coding sequence GTGGAATACGTGCTGGTCGCCACCGATTCCGACGATCTCTTCGACGACGTCGACGCCTCGCTGGGCGACGACCGCTGCGAGGTCGGCCGCGTGAACAGCGGCGCCGCCGTGTTCGGTGCGGTGCGTGAGCGCCAGCCCGACCTGGTTGTGCTCGACCTGCAGATCGGCAACATGGGCGGCATGGCCACGTCGCTGCACCTCCGCAACGAGGCCGGCGGTCGCCGCCTCGCCCCCCAACGCATCCTGTTGCTTCTCGATCGTGGCGCCGACGTGTTTCTGGCCCGTGAGTCCGAGGCCGACGGTTGGATGATCAAGCCGATCGACTCGTTTCGGCTGCGCCGCGCCGCCGATGCTGTCGCCGACGGTCGCAGCTGGTGCGAGCACGCCGACGGCAGGGTCGACGAGGGCGAACCCGCCGCTTAA
- a CDS encoding ArsA family ATPase: protein MAELIDTAEVIVCCGSGGVGKTTTAAIIGLSAARRGRRAVVVTIDPARRLADALGLDHIGATASLIDGEWPGELSALMLDAESTFDLLVERYAASDAQALSILSNSFYRNISGTLSGTQEYMASEKLYELHQNEAYDLVVVDTPPTRNALDFLEAPERLSRFLNHRIYRAVTAPSRGVLRVFNAATSAALRQVGKVVGSQVISDAVAFFQAFEGMEEGFRQRATSVTELFADEVTAFVLVTAPREDSVAEASFFAQRLAEDDIDVRALIVNRMHPPFGEADPAADEKADGELRGAPGGAALADYHRARADLRRLASEELANLAQLTAQVSSAVIVYVPSLATDVHDVAGLNRVGESLLDPDPA, encoded by the coding sequence ATGGCCGAGTTGATCGACACGGCGGAGGTGATCGTGTGCTGCGGCTCGGGCGGGGTGGGCAAAACGACCACCGCTGCGATCATCGGCCTGTCCGCCGCCCGGCGCGGCCGCCGGGCGGTCGTCGTCACGATCGACCCGGCCCGGCGCCTGGCCGACGCGCTCGGGCTGGACCACATCGGTGCGACGGCGTCGCTGATCGACGGTGAGTGGCCCGGCGAGCTGTCCGCCCTGATGCTCGACGCCGAGTCCACCTTCGATTTACTTGTCGAACGCTACGCCGCCAGCGACGCCCAGGCGTTGAGCATTCTGTCCAACTCCTTTTACCGCAACATCTCGGGCACCCTGTCGGGCACCCAGGAGTACATGGCGTCGGAGAAGCTGTACGAGCTGCACCAGAACGAGGCCTACGACCTGGTGGTCGTCGACACGCCCCCCACCCGAAACGCGCTGGACTTTCTCGAAGCACCCGAGCGGCTGTCGCGGTTCTTGAACCACCGCATCTATCGAGCGGTCACCGCTCCCAGTCGGGGCGTGTTGCGGGTCTTCAACGCCGCCACCAGCGCCGCCCTGCGCCAGGTGGGCAAGGTGGTCGGCTCGCAGGTGATCAGCGATGCGGTGGCGTTCTTTCAGGCCTTTGAAGGTATGGAGGAGGGCTTTCGCCAGCGCGCGACTTCGGTCACCGAGCTCTTCGCCGACGAGGTGACCGCCTTCGTGCTCGTCACCGCTCCCCGCGAGGACTCGGTGGCCGAGGCCAGCTTCTTCGCCCAGCGCCTGGCCGAGGACGACATCGACGTGCGGGCGCTGATCGTCAACCGAATGCACCCGCCATTTGGCGAAGCCGACCCCGCCGCCGACGAGAAGGCCGACGGTGAGCTGCGAGGGGCACCGGGCGGCGCCGCGCTGGCCGACTACCACCGTGCCCGAGCCGATCTGCGGCGCCTGGCGTCCGAGGAACTGGCCAACCTGGCCCAGCTCACCGCCCAGGTGTCGTCGGCCGTCATCGTCTACGTGCCGTCGCTCGCCACCGACGTGCACGACGTGGCCGGCCTTAACCGCGTGGGCGAGTCATTGCTCGACCCCGACCCAGCCTGA
- a CDS encoding STAS domain-containing protein has protein sequence MVKIGFDHQDGLTVCQPVGELDAYTVPDFRERLTEAATMGNVIIDLSEVPFMDSAGLGALAGGIRRTRDAGGDIVVSCNRATLVRLLQTTGFDKIVSVVDSVDEARLSLQGAG, from the coding sequence ATGGTGAAGATCGGGTTTGATCACCAAGACGGGTTGACCGTGTGTCAGCCGGTTGGGGAGCTGGACGCCTATACCGTGCCCGACTTTCGTGAGCGCCTTACCGAAGCCGCCACGATGGGCAACGTCATCATCGACCTGTCCGAGGTGCCGTTCATGGACTCGGCCGGCCTCGGCGCCCTGGCCGGGGGCATCCGGCGCACGCGCGATGCGGGGGGCGACATCGTCGTGTCCTGCAATCGGGCCACCCTGGTGCGTCTGCTGCAGACCACCGGCTTCGACAAGATCGTTTCGGTGGTCGACAGCGTCGACGAGGCCCGCCTGTCGCTCCAAGGCGCCGGTTAG
- a CDS encoding WhiB family transcriptional regulator, which translates to MSIQLSPVAWQLRAACRGPQSEVFFPPAQTERKHERLERERRAKAICGICPVRSDCLSYAIEIHEPHGIWGGLSESERKSMLERQLAAS; encoded by the coding sequence GTGAGCATTCAGTTGTCGCCAGTCGCTTGGCAGTTACGGGCCGCCTGTCGTGGTCCGCAGTCCGAGGTGTTTTTCCCGCCTGCACAGACCGAACGCAAGCACGAGCGCCTTGAGCGTGAAAGGCGGGCGAAGGCCATCTGCGGGATCTGTCCGGTTCGGTCGGACTGCCTCAGCTACGCAATCGAGATACACGAACCTCACGGCATCTGGGGCGGGCTCAGCGAGAGCGAGCGTAAGTCGATGCTCGAACGCCAGCTCGCTGCCAGCTGA
- a CDS encoding decaprenyl-phosphate phosphoribosyltransferase, whose product MSEKQPSLIVGLLRALRPQQWTKNLLVVAAPLGAGVLGSADGLASVVIAFVAFSLGAGATYVLNDLRDLERDRIHPRKRHRPFASGAVPVGVGVAWGLIVFAAAIGVSLLRPNLVWVLLGYVALTTAYSLWLKHLAVIELVAIAAGFVVRAVAGAVAADVPISPWFFVVVSAGALLMVTGKRSAEMFHLGEGAVVARPVLAEYTAGYLRSVEIIAASLALIGYALWSFDSAVALQGGLADVLFKVSLAPFAAALLRFVLIVDRGEGSEPEYVLVRDRQMLIVSLVWLGVYGAGVLLT is encoded by the coding sequence GTGAGCGAGAAGCAACCGTCGTTGATCGTCGGCCTGCTGCGGGCGCTGCGTCCCCAGCAGTGGACCAAGAACCTGCTGGTGGTGGCCGCGCCGCTGGGCGCGGGCGTCCTGGGCAGCGCCGATGGGCTGGCATCGGTGGTGATCGCGTTCGTCGCGTTCAGCCTGGGGGCGGGCGCCACCTACGTGCTCAACGACCTGCGCGACCTGGAACGCGACCGGATCCACCCACGCAAGCGACACCGACCGTTCGCTTCGGGTGCGGTGCCGGTTGGCGTGGGGGTGGCCTGGGGGCTGATCGTGTTCGCTGCTGCGATCGGCGTCTCGTTGCTGCGCCCCAACCTGGTGTGGGTGCTGTTGGGCTACGTCGCCCTGACGACGGCGTACTCGCTGTGGCTCAAGCACCTGGCCGTGATCGAGCTGGTGGCGATCGCGGCCGGCTTTGTCGTGCGCGCCGTCGCCGGTGCGGTGGCCGCCGACGTGCCGATCTCCCCCTGGTTTTTCGTGGTCGTCTCGGCCGGGGCGCTGCTGATGGTCACCGGCAAGCGGTCCGCCGAGATGTTTCACCTGGGCGAGGGGGCCGTCGTCGCCCGCCCGGTGCTGGCCGAGTACACCGCCGGCTACCTGCGATCGGTGGAGATCATCGCCGCCTCCCTCGCCCTGATCGGCTATGCCCTGTGGTCCTTCGATTCGGCCGTCGCCCTCCAGGGCGGCCTGGCCGACGTCTTGTTCAAGGTGTCGCTGGCGCCGTTTGCGGCGGCGCTGTTGCGCTTCGTGTTGATCGTCGACCGGGGCGAGGGTTCCGAACCGGAGTACGTGTTGGTTCGTGATCGCCAAATGCTGATCGTCTCGTTGGTGTGGTTGGGTGTGTATGGCGCGGGTGTCCTCCTTACCTGA
- a CDS encoding NUDIX hydrolase — protein sequence MISEEPHLVPILDAATVVLLRDSDGTEPTGTPGPGLEVLMMRRNLDSDFVGGAYIFPGGAVDPDDDPVAQPRIVHEQLPSSWELAPRVAAVREAFEEAGLLLARRSHQADMVSLDEPEAARLIDGLHPETGGDRSSTPSWRELIDSGSANMAQLCVAEDLVLAVDRLMPLSRWTTPLGANRRYDTRFYVTGAPPRQVALHDNVELVSTRWVAPSQALSEAAAGTITMIFPTVVTMHWLNRFESTSEALAALDGRDDPTAVTPELVVEGDRLVIMLPDGSRYDAETAAPLD from the coding sequence ATGATCTCCGAAGAACCTCACCTGGTACCGATCCTCGATGCGGCCACGGTCGTGTTGTTGCGTGACAGCGATGGCACCGAACCGACCGGCACCCCGGGGCCGGGCCTCGAGGTGCTGATGATGCGCCGCAACCTCGACAGCGACTTCGTCGGCGGCGCCTACATCTTTCCGGGCGGAGCTGTTGACCCCGACGACGACCCGGTGGCCCAACCCCGCATCGTGCACGAGCAGTTGCCGAGCAGCTGGGAGCTCGCCCCCCGGGTGGCGGCGGTGCGCGAGGCGTTCGAGGAGGCCGGCCTGCTGCTCGCTCGTCGCAGCCATCAGGCCGACATGGTGTCGTTGGACGAACCCGAGGCCGCCAGGCTGATCGATGGTTTGCACCCCGAAACCGGGGGGGACCGCTCGTCCACCCCGTCGTGGCGCGAGTTGATCGACTCGGGCTCGGCCAACATGGCCCAGCTGTGCGTTGCCGAAGATCTGGTGTTGGCGGTCGATCGGTTGATGCCGCTCTCGCGTTGGACCACTCCGCTCGGGGCCAACCGCCGCTACGACACACGCTTCTACGTCACGGGGGCGCCGCCCCGCCAGGTGGCCCTGCACGACAACGTCGAGCTGGTGTCGACCCGCTGGGTCGCCCCGTCCCAGGCGCTGTCCGAGGCGGCCGCGGGCACGATCACGATGATCTTTCCCACCGTGGTCACCATGCACTGGCTGAACCGCTTCGAGTCCACGTCGGAGGCGTTGGCGGCGCTCGATGGTCGAGACGACCCCACAGCGGTCACGCCCGAGCTCGTCGTCGAGGGCGACCGGTTGGTCATCATGCTCCCCGATGGCAGCCGTTACGACGCCGAGACCGCCGCGCCGCTCGACTGA
- the selB gene encoding selenocysteine-specific translation elongation factor, whose protein sequence is MTVLGTAGHVDHGKSTLVRALTGTDPDTLAAERERGLTIDLGFAVAQLPSGRRVHLVDVPGHVRFLKNMLAGAGAVSGVIFVVDAVEGPMAQSREHLMLLELLGVEHGLVVITKADAVDDERLDDATLEVLEFLEGSPLADADPIAIDSLSGRGLATLRTEMDRLVDRVGTAAMTGRARLWVDRAFSAPGAGTVVAGTLSGAPLAVGDLVALAPGGRSARIRDLHSDHAPVQRAEPGNRYALALSGVPRDLVGRGVAVVGPEDWSPTTMVDATVTVLPSLDHSLSRRGAHVLHLGSGEWPVKVRVLGGEALEPGEEGYLRIHLPQPLPLAPGDRYVLRESGRGETQGGGTILEVAPQRRAALADPSADPERVIADRGWVRAEEFRRLTGVARPADVGDWLVDPGVRHRAETELEARTHAAGALGLALAELDDRDRALAEVLADRGERLALRDGRLVLPGVDLHHPWLDEIAQAGFDPPPPTGIETAALRSWVADGRVVKVGDAWWAATAVAEAARRVTAALGDRPDGITVAEVRDALDSSRKPTLAVLGLFDANGITRRRGDLRVAGPRLAAVADGEPLDAR, encoded by the coding sequence ATGACCGTGCTGGGCACAGCCGGACACGTCGACCACGGCAAGTCCACCCTGGTGCGCGCCCTGACCGGCACCGATCCGGACACCCTGGCCGCCGAGCGAGAGCGCGGCCTGACGATCGACCTGGGCTTTGCCGTCGCCCAGTTGCCCTCGGGGCGTCGCGTGCACCTGGTCGACGTGCCCGGACACGTGCGGTTCCTCAAGAACATGCTGGCCGGCGCCGGCGCCGTGTCCGGGGTGATCTTCGTCGTCGATGCCGTCGAAGGTCCGATGGCTCAGAGCCGCGAGCACCTGATGCTGCTCGAACTGCTCGGGGTTGAGCACGGCCTCGTGGTGATCACCAAGGCGGACGCGGTTGACGACGAACGCCTCGACGACGCCACCCTGGAGGTGCTCGAGTTCCTCGAGGGCTCGCCACTGGCCGACGCCGACCCGATCGCGATCGACTCGCTGTCGGGCCGGGGCCTGGCCACGCTGCGCACCGAGATGGACCGGCTGGTCGACCGGGTCGGCACCGCCGCCATGACCGGCCGCGCCCGCCTGTGGGTCGATCGGGCGTTCAGCGCGCCGGGCGCCGGCACGGTGGTCGCCGGCACCCTCAGCGGTGCGCCCCTGGCGGTCGGCGACCTGGTCGCACTGGCGCCGGGAGGCCGCAGCGCCCGCATCCGCGACCTGCACAGCGACCATGCGCCCGTGCAGCGGGCCGAGCCGGGCAACCGCTATGCCCTGGCGCTCAGCGGCGTGCCCCGCGACCTGGTGGGTCGTGGCGTTGCGGTCGTCGGCCCTGAGGACTGGTCACCGACGACGATGGTTGACGCCACGGTGACCGTGCTGCCCAGCCTCGACCATTCCCTGTCGCGGCGCGGCGCGCACGTCTTGCACCTCGGGTCGGGCGAGTGGCCGGTGAAGGTGCGGGTGCTCGGCGGCGAGGCGCTCGAACCGGGTGAGGAGGGCTACCTGCGCATCCACCTGCCCCAGCCGCTCCCGCTCGCCCCGGGCGACCGTTACGTGCTGCGCGAGAGCGGGCGGGGCGAAACCCAGGGTGGGGGCACGATCCTCGAGGTCGCACCGCAGCGTCGCGCCGCGTTGGCCGACCCGAGCGCCGACCCCGAGCGCGTGATCGCCGACCGAGGGTGGGTGCGGGCCGAGGAGTTCCGACGGCTGACCGGCGTCGCCCGGCCGGCCGACGTCGGCGACTGGCTGGTCGACCCCGGGGTGCGCCACCGTGCCGAGACGGAACTCGAGGCCCGGACACACGCGGCCGGTGCCCTCGGGCTGGCCCTCGCAGAGCTCGACGACCGCGACCGGGCGCTGGCCGAGGTGCTGGCCGACCGAGGCGAACGCCTGGCGCTGCGCGACGGCCGCCTCGTCCTGCCCGGCGTCGACCTCCATCATCCATGGTTGGACGAGATCGCGCAGGCGGGGTTCGACCCGCCACCCCCGACCGGTATCGAGACCGCGGCGCTGCGCAGTTGGGTGGCCGACGGCCGGGTCGTCAAAGTGGGTGACGCCTGGTGGGCCGCCACCGCTGTTGCCGAGGCCGCCCGTCGGGTGACCGCCGCGCTCGGTGACCGCCCGGACGGCATCACGGTGGCCGAGGTGCGCGATGCCTTGGACAGCTCGCGAAAGCCCACCCTGGCAGTGCTCGGCCTCTTCGACGCCAACGGCATCACCCGTCGGCGCGGCGACCTGCGCGTCGCCGGGCCGCGGCTCGCAGCGGTCGCCGACGGCGAGCCGCTCGACGCCCGCTGA